The genomic DNA GTGatctctctcctttctttcctgAAGCTGAGGCtcctttgttattttgttatttgtatcCAATCACATCCACGTTGTATTCTTCACTTGGTCTCTTTGACCCAGTTTCCCTATGAGCTTGAGAAGGCAGTCTGCCTCATAAACCCCTCCCCCTGTGCTCTTGATATCATCTCTTCTAAACTCCTCAAAAAAGTTTCCCAGCATCTGCCCTGTAAttcatcatgttttaaatatagCTCTAGAGAGAGGCAATTTCCCAGAAAGTTTATTAAAGAACCTGCAACTGGAACGACCCCTGAAATGACCCTGAATAATTCCAGGCCAATCTCCAAATTAccctttttataaaaaatgttatgtgctcaattcattattattacaatgcTTTTAATACATTCCAGTGTAGTTTTAGAGCTCGTCATGGCACTGACGCAGCAGTTGTCAGAGTCACTAACAAGCTTCTACCTGCTGCTTACAGAGAAGTAACCCCTCAATTCTAATTCTGCCTTTGACATGATTGGCCACTGCATCCTCTGCCTTGAATCTTGGTTTGGAATCAAAGGCTCAACACTTGACACTCTTCATTTGTACCTCACTAACAGAACCTTTCCAAATACTATGGGCAACACAACTTCTACAGCTGAGTTGTGGTGTTCCCCAAGGTTCTGTCTTAGGCCCTCTCCTGTTCTTGATCTGTTCTTGGCCCCCTTGGCCAGATCATTCAGTCCTATTATGTACTCTACTATTTTTATGCAGACAAAACCCAGCTGCATTTGCTACTGAAACCCTCTGTCCTAGCAAACTGAATGTCTCAGAACTTTCTTCAATTCATTGATGAAAAGTCTGAGGTCATTTTACATAGTGCCCCAAATACAGTTACCTCTTTTATTGCACCTCTGTCTGGAAATCTCACACAGGCAGCAAGAAATATAGGAGTTATCTGTGATTCAAAACTCTCATTTGATGAGGGGATTCAAAGTGCTGTGAAGTCCtttgtattttcttcttctattgGATTTAATGGCAATTGAATGTTGCAATGTGATTGGGAACTTCCaacagtggagggcagcattgcactgCAAGTGTACAGCCTGCTAGAAGTCTTTGGTAGAAGAACTGACAGCTTGCATCcatgatgttgcattactgccatcGTCCTGTCTGTCatattatttcagtgtttctgtcaACTAAGAATTCACAAGGCAAATAAAAACCgattggtttttatttttttaattatctctTATTTTGAGTGTGGCTGTTTAGTTTTAATCTACTTCCACTGTGTTGTAACATTGTTCAGAAAAGtgctatttaaataaagtttattaacCAGTTAAAGTCTTGCCAGAAACCTATATTAGTAGATTACGACAATTATAAAACATAACCAATATTTTATTCTTGCAGCTGGCCATGGTGAAGATCATTCTATTAATGTAAATTATTCAAGCAGATAAATCTATGTCTCTCACATTCAATGAGCAAGGACTAGAAAATATGAGTACATGGATTTGATAATGTATTCATTAAATTGATTGTATGGAGACCACTTGGTTAATAACACAGTTAATTAACAGCCACTCttttaacaaaacacattttattaatgaACATAATTAGAAagattcaaaacaacaaaataacatataGGATAAAGATCTTTGAACTGTGTACAAAAAATGTTTCCCAGAACATAtatgacaacattaaaatgaatgaaaatgaaagaaataaggaagaaataagaaagaaaagaacagaaaagaaagaaaaactctcAAACACACTCCTCGACCTGCTTGCAGATGCCCTGACTGCAGGCTTCACACAGTGATGCCTCATGTGGTTTGGTTGTGTATTTGTTAGAGTTATTTTCTGAATTATCATCACTATCTTCTTCAACCCCATAGCAATTTTTCCAGATTTTGGAAAACAGCCTTAACAAACTCTCTTCAACAGCATTGTCTGAGAAACCAGGGAGATTAAAGCGATTGCTGTCGCACTGGCGACACATTTGACGGAAAGGCCGCATGATCACTGTCCCTCGGCTCCCTCGCAACCGGTAGCggaacaccaccaccacctttaCTGAGGACCAGGTCCTGTAGCAGGAGTCGCATTGGAATCTGGAGGGAAATAAGAATAAGGTTCAGTCAATCTCCCCGTCTACCAAGCAATGGTTTTCAAATGAAACGTCTGAAATTTTAAACCAGCATTCCAGTTGTAGATGACCTACTGTGAACTGGTTGCAATCTACAATATCaccactagatgccactaaaATGCTGCACACTGTGCATAATGGATAACTCCACAGTATATGTTCTCTCTGaggtatgtgtgtttttatatgattaTGATTCTGGAAATTTTGATTACTACTATTACCTACTATGTTTTTATAGTATGTATGGCTGCTGACTGTTTGTCTGTCAATTTTTACTTTGTAActgtgctgctgtctgtcttggccaggacatatttttaatcttaatgtgtttttccccctggtttaataaataaataaataacctgcTCTCCCATTATGTTACATCCCAAAATTAATGAGTGTGGGCAAGCACAACACAccaaagtttaaaaacaaataaaacattagctccattttataacacatttttcaactCTCATTTGTACTAAACcattattactaataatatcTAATAAAGTCATAGTCAGTTACCTTGAGAAagagtataaaaaaataataaatgatgcaTACCTTCCATTGACATGTTGACAGGTGATTTTCCAACCATCCTTCCGTTCCTTTGCAGTGAGTTTGTCTGTCTGGCTGTAGTTGAAGTTGAGAGTCCACTGGTCTTCATTGTCCAGCTCATTGTCATCATACACCAACTCATCAAATATGTCCAGCCATAAAGAAGGAGCCCACACTACACAAgtcaaaaaagaaacagactgtaataataataataatattgatgataataacacacaaaccaaaatgtgtaattaattCAAAGATAAAGGTGTTTTTGCTAATTATAAAGCAATAATGTGTTACCTGTGGATTTGTCCATGGTCGATGGTCAGAGACGCCAATGTTTGTGTACTCTCGTCGCGTTGCGTCTCTGTTTatattctctgttttgtttctgttcggGGAAAACGAAACTTAACTTCTGTTGATTCCCAGTTTCGTTTTCCATCTGATCAAGTCCAGCTGTGCGTCAGCTGACAAAgcatcactgaaaacaaatgtaacctGAAGCTCGTGTTCGGTCACAaacaagtctttttttgttgttgttttattattcttgGCTGCAGGGAACTTTGGAATAACATCCAAAAATGTAGATTACAAAAAAGTCTGCCAGaaaatgatatatttatatctatgtCTTTATATAAACCTAGATCATTTCAACCTCTGCAAATGTGAAACCATTTATTTTCtaatctttgtgtgtgtttgtttgcgcTGATGGACTATGtcaaattattttattctttctccAAACAGCTTTTCTTAATTTCTTCCCTAGTTTCCCCCAGCTTTCACATTAATAACACGTGTCCATTTAATgcataatttctttctttcattttcaatacATTAGTacaatactattatactatatttatatttaatatatttaatatttaatactatattttttgttgttgatgcaaGTGCTTTAAATCTCAGCTGATTACACTGTACACCAGTAGGGGGCAGCATTAGACAGCTGCTTGCCACAGACGTAACAGTGAAGCAGTCTGTTGATGAGTACAAAAGTCaaaactctctctcttccactaaTCAAGTtttcatgtaataataataaaattctTATAACATAATAAATGTTATGTTTCATTAATAGAGTCCCTGTGATTATAACATAAAGAGAACAATAATCAAGACACATGTTAATTAGCTTTACATACAACAACATGGTGGGATGTTTTGTTGAATCAAAGCCTCTCCAGAGCAATAAATCTGAACGTAAGTGACGATTCGGATTCACTGCAGGGATGTTGGGTTAAATTACACTAATTTTTACAAAGATGTGATGGCTATCATACTATCGTCTTTTACTTTTAACCTGTTTGGTGACAGATATCCATCAGTGCATTGCTGTGTGCGCTCCTCATCTGTACCTGTCATtctcagacaaacaaacaaaatagcaAGAGTTGTTGGTGCAAACACTAATCCGGGTCATCTTTCCACTTTGAAGGGGGAGTGACACTATCTTCCatctgttctttttgttttcctaaaTGCTTTCTACCCCAAACCTGTTTTAATCTGGAGGATCCTTCAACCTCAAACACGTCACTGACATTGAAACATCTTAAAAGAGGCAGGACTCTTGTTCACATCCGTTCTGTTTGGTTTACAATAAAGTCCAAAGGTGAAGACCAAGCCTTCACAATGACTGTATTTTTTAAACTGAACATCTTGTAAGGAAcattgagaggaaaaaaacgtTCTAAATATAAAGCCATGTTCAAGTCAAAGCCAAAGCTTTCATGTTATCATAAAATAGTTTCAAAATCAATTAAAGGAATAGAAACAATAACACATGCCAGCAGCAACATGTAGTCATGTTGGTTTTCAGAATCAGACCCTTGCTTACTCAGATTAATGTATAATCATTACTGTCATTTCACAAGTGGTAATAATAGATGTACGATGGCTACACCTGTCACAGGTATGCAGTGACGCCGCAAATCAGAAACCTTTCACTCACTATGGGGACTTTCCTTCTTCGGGAGCTGTTCATAGCTCATAAAAAGGCTCCACCCTTTATTAAAACTTACTGCAATGCAATGTCTAACAACATACATGTCACACTGTCAAAGGTTACAGTGGTTTTTCTTTGGTTTGGTTTCTGCATTTGCTCTTCATTTGGACATTATTATCCCTagcct from Solea senegalensis isolate Sse05_10M linkage group LG20, IFAPA_SoseM_1, whole genome shotgun sequence includes the following:
- the LOC122786379 gene encoding receptor-transporting protein 3-like, translated to MDKSTVWAPSLWLDIFDELVYDDNELDNEDQWTLNFNYSQTDKLTAKERKDGWKITCQHVNGRFQCDSCYRTWSSVKVVVVFRYRLRGSRGTVIMRPFRQMCRQCDSNRFNLPGFSDNAVEESLLRLFSKIWKNCYGVEEDSDDNSENNSNKYTTKPHEASLCEACSQGICKQVEECV